In a genomic window of Ardenticatenales bacterium:
- a CDS encoding class I SAM-dependent methyltransferase, with amino-acid sequence MSVSASYEFDQENQDADSELARLRVQTLISWEREARLLGWLGLRDGLNVIELGSGPGFVTEQLLHGLPTSPITALDADREMLTRAAQYLGGVDDGRVTYVPASVTDTGLPDNTYDFAIARYLFQHLTDPLAAAKETLRLLKPGGKLAIIDIDAALWGIVEPTFPQLQAIYAKTGQARRGGNRRIGRRLWRTLQAAGFVNVELEAFVYHSDDLGLEPFLPQLDPNRLLRSLKSDQISLSEYATAHALYHKFQAAPDAYVLMVGLIACGEKG; translated from the coding sequence ATGAGCGTATCCGCCTCTTACGAGTTCGATCAGGAAAATCAGGACGCCGACAGCGAGTTGGCGCGGCTGCGCGTGCAAACGCTGATCAGTTGGGAACGGGAAGCACGCCTGCTGGGCTGGCTGGGCTTGCGGGATGGGCTGAATGTGATTGAGTTGGGCAGCGGGCCGGGTTTTGTGACGGAACAACTGCTGCATGGGCTACCCACGAGTCCGATCACGGCTCTGGACGCAGATCGGGAGATGCTGACGCGGGCGGCGCAATATCTGGGCGGGGTGGACGATGGGCGGGTGACGTATGTGCCGGCATCCGTCACCGACACCGGCCTGCCAGACAACACCTACGACTTCGCCATCGCCCGCTACCTCTTCCAACACCTCACGGACCCCCTCGCCGCCGCCAAAGAGACCCTGCGCCTGCTCAAACCCGGCGGCAAATTAGCCATCATCGACATCGACGCCGCGCTCTGGGGCATTGTCGAACCGACCTTCCCCCAGTTGCAAGCCATCTACGCCAAGACGGGTCAGGCCCGACGCGGCGGCAATCGGCGCATTGGTCGCCGCCTCTGGCGCACCTTGCAAGCCGCCGGGTTTGTCAACGTCGAATTGGAAGCGTTTGTTTACCACAGCGACGACCTGGGCCTGGAGCCATTTCTCCCCCAACTTGATCCCAACCGCCTGCTGCGCTCCCTGAAGAGCGACCAAATCTCATTGTCGGAGTATGCCACGGCGCACGCCTTGTATCACAAATTCCAGGCAGCGCCCGACG